One window of Candidatus Neomarinimicrobiota bacterium genomic DNA carries:
- a CDS encoding MerR family transcriptional regulator, translating into MSTDALSIKKLYYSIGEVSKITELKQYVLRYWETEFKQLKPSKNRAGNRIYRQQDIDLILLIKDLLYRQKFTIAGARDKLKSDEAKSSIEEQKLDRGSAEAPSKSLSSEILLNLKQDLESILEGIRKS; encoded by the coding sequence ATGAGCACTGACGCATTATCCATAAAGAAACTCTATTACTCCATTGGCGAAGTAAGTAAAATTACTGAATTAAAACAGTATGTCCTTCGGTACTGGGAAACAGAATTCAAACAACTAAAGCCTTCAAAAAATAGGGCAGGAAATCGTATTTACCGTCAACAAGATATTGACTTAATTCTTTTGATTAAAGATCTGCTTTATCGCCAAAAATTTACCATTGCTGGTGCGAGGGATAAATTAAAATCTGATGAGGCAAAATCTTCTATAGAGGAACAAAAACTCGATCGTGGTTCTGCTGAGGCGCCATCGAAATCCTTATCCTCTGAAATTCTATTAAATTTAAAACAGGATCTTGAATCAATTCTTGAAGGTATTAGAAAATCATAA
- a CDS encoding T9SS type A sorting domain-containing protein: MKQILLKTFLPFFIVGLAGLSGQGHGGHGGGHGHGGNHLTTVDTVTTTGTAIVFSDTGHCFIHTRYFLDTDGNDTIDLSLRFGPESYEPESGAVRPFDGDEITVTGRVITRRGHSTMKVWTLNNMEWVNPDSGYGAHNGGGLENYIDSVSVTGTIIAETDSVHDRTRYFLDSDSDGLADYKLRLRYWLHTDSSATLPESGENVSIEGWALDCEVGTDKLWVVTMEDYNPANQQLGTDGYTFATEFKLSAINYPNPFNPTTTISYLVPEAGNVSVKIFDMLGHEIKTLAVGYHSSGTHHVSWNATNTSGKPVSGGMYFYVIQSGITTVKEKLIFLK; this comes from the coding sequence ATGAAACAAATTCTACTTAAAACTTTTTTGCCTTTTTTCATTGTTGGTTTGGCTGGCCTGTCCGGCCAAGGTCATGGCGGGCACGGAGGTGGGCATGGACATGGAGGCAATCATCTTACAACAGTTGATACTGTAACTACAACGGGAACGGCAATCGTCTTTAGCGATACTGGTCATTGTTTTATTCATACACGGTATTTTTTGGATACTGACGGAAATGATACCATTGATTTATCTTTAAGATTTGGACCTGAAAGTTATGAACCTGAAAGTGGCGCAGTGCGTCCTTTCGATGGAGATGAAATTACCGTAACAGGACGAGTCATCACAAGAAGAGGACATTCCACAATGAAAGTGTGGACTCTCAACAATATGGAATGGGTGAATCCTGATAGCGGCTACGGGGCACATAACGGCGGTGGCCTGGAAAATTATATAGATTCAGTTTCGGTTACCGGTACAATTATTGCTGAAACCGATTCTGTGCATGATAGAACAAGGTACTTCCTCGATTCAGACAGTGACGGATTAGCAGACTATAAGCTCAGGTTACGTTATTGGTTGCACACAGACTCATCTGCAACTCTACCTGAAAGCGGTGAAAATGTCTCCATTGAGGGATGGGCCCTTGACTGTGAAGTAGGGACGGATAAACTTTGGGTAGTTACAATGGAAGATTATAATCCTGCAAATCAACAATTGGGTACAGACGGCTATACATTTGCGACGGAATTCAAACTGTCCGCAATTAATTATCCTAATCCATTTAATCCAACGACGACTATTTCATATTTGGTTCCCGAAGCAGGGAATGTAAGTGTTAAAATTTTTGATATGCTCGGTCATGAAATCAAAACATTGGCTGTAGGATATCATTCGTCTGGCACTCACCACGTTTCCTGGAATGCGACCAATACTTCAGGAAAACCAGTTTCGGGCGGAATGTATTTCTATGTGATCCAGTCGGGAATTACAACCGTGAAGGAAAAATTGATATTCCTTAAATAA
- a CDS encoding DUF2914 domain-containing protein, whose product MILIGVAVYVRQFKTIAGLIVVYIAFISFFTPKEIPHSIQNIPAQTIQNQIEEISDTLPMIEGEKAKDSSIISLPNITNDMQNVPDIGSDVFIQTMEITKTDTLSNIFIIQKMETCSNVVSQTRHPVGVATEFPDTIDQVYCFTMVQNLGKTQSVKHEWSFNGTVISTIPMEIGRSHYWRAWSYQTIQPKNTGDWSVSISDSNGVTLRSIDFSIYSTKTDETQSE is encoded by the coding sequence ATGATTCTAATTGGGGTTGCGGTTTATGTCCGCCAATTCAAGACTATCGCAGGTCTTATCGTTGTATATATTGCATTTATTTCATTTTTCACACCTAAAGAAATACCTCATTCTATCCAAAACATACCAGCTCAAACTATACAAAACCAAATTGAAGAAATATCAGATACTTTACCCATGATAGAGGGAGAAAAAGCAAAAGATTCTTCAATCATTTCATTACCGAACATTACAAATGATATGCAAAATGTTCCTGATATTGGGAGTGATGTTTTCATTCAAACAATGGAAATAACCAAAACTGATACCTTATCAAATATTTTTATAATTCAAAAAATGGAAACATGCAGCAATGTTGTAAGTCAAACCCGACATCCGGTGGGTGTTGCCACTGAATTTCCTGATACTATTGATCAGGTGTATTGTTTTACCATGGTGCAAAATCTTGGGAAAACGCAATCGGTAAAACATGAATGGTCTTTTAATGGAACCGTTATTTCCACAATCCCAATGGAAATTGGTAGATCACATTATTGGCGTGCGTGGAGTTATCAAACTATTCAACCGAAGAATACGGGTGATTGGAGTGTGAGCATTAGCGATTCGAACGGAGTAACTCTTAGATCGATTGATTTTTCTATTTACTCCACAAAAACTGACGAAACACAGTCTGAATGA
- a CDS encoding phosphodiester glycosidase family protein, whose product MKLVFLLLLFLISCRESISYTHIPLSWIQEERKTQPGLTVYSGKNKNIPLKVWYAKIERPDSLYHVRALVSSDNDKRETPTQFLNRTGADLVINAGYFRMDKNPTTHVGFLYLSNEMFERPFSTLLRWNRRYRTARGAFGITESGEGEITWSYTRNDSLFRWENATPNEPNHPVKSLDFSAAKYWPVQDAIQAGPVLIKDGEINITSDEELFFNTTIPGVHPRSAVGIDENGSIIFCVVDGRQLESRGVDLNELAIIMKDIGCVDALNLDGGGSSAMVVGGKLINRPIGLVTEREVMSAFGVFSRE is encoded by the coding sequence ATGAAACTGGTTTTCCTTCTATTACTATTTTTGATTTCCTGTAGGGAATCCATAAGCTACACACACATTCCCCTTTCTTGGATTCAAGAAGAAAGAAAAACACAACCTGGGTTAACTGTTTATTCCGGCAAGAATAAAAACATTCCGCTAAAGGTGTGGTACGCGAAGATAGAAAGGCCGGATTCTTTATATCATGTAAGAGCCCTCGTATCTTCTGATAATGATAAGAGAGAAACGCCAACCCAATTTTTAAATCGTACAGGTGCGGATCTGGTTATAAATGCAGGGTATTTCCGAATGGATAAAAACCCAACGACCCATGTTGGTTTTCTCTATTTATCCAATGAAATGTTTGAAAGACCGTTTTCTACACTTTTGAGATGGAATCGACGCTATCGAACCGCTAGAGGTGCTTTTGGAATTACCGAATCTGGTGAAGGAGAAATAACATGGTCATACACCCGAAATGACTCTTTATTTCGGTGGGAGAATGCAACACCAAATGAACCAAATCATCCTGTAAAATCGTTAGATTTCTCTGCTGCAAAATATTGGCCTGTTCAGGACGCAATACAAGCAGGACCTGTTCTTATCAAAGATGGTGAAATTAATATCACATCCGATGAAGAGTTATTTTTTAATACAACCATCCCAGGCGTTCATCCAAGATCTGCTGTTGGAATTGATGAAAATGGCAGTATTATTTTTTGCGTTGTAGATGGCAGACAATTGGAGAGCAGGGGAGTCGACTTAAATGAACTTGCCATCATAATGAAAGATATCGGTTGCGTAGACGCTTTAAATCTAGATGGCGGCGGATCTAGCGCAATGGTTGTAGGCGGGAAACTAATAAACCGACCCATCGGATTGGTTACAGAGCGTGAAGTCATGTCTGCATTTGGTGTTTTTTCTAGAGAATAA
- a CDS encoding DedA family protein: MHWIRKIYDWMLHWAETPYGPIALFFLALAESSFFPIPPDALLIALALGLRTKSLQFALLCSVGSVIGALIGYGIGHYLWWNAQSDFSGLALFFFNHIPGFSEIIFNSIQSKFEAYNFWIVFTAGFTPIPFKVFTISAGAFDVNIWMFLIASTVSRSARFFLVGWLIWKYGDPIREFIEKYFNILAIIFTILLIGGFILIKVFI, translated from the coding sequence ATGCATTGGATTAGAAAAATATATGATTGGATGCTACATTGGGCAGAGACTCCCTATGGTCCGATCGCCCTTTTCTTTTTAGCTTTGGCTGAATCATCTTTTTTTCCAATTCCACCCGATGCTCTTCTCATAGCGCTTGCTCTCGGTCTTCGAACAAAATCATTACAATTTGCATTGCTATGTTCTGTCGGATCGGTAATCGGAGCGCTCATTGGTTATGGCATTGGTCATTACCTTTGGTGGAATGCGCAAAGTGATTTTTCCGGATTGGCGCTATTTTTCTTTAATCATATACCTGGATTTTCTGAAATCATTTTTAATTCAATCCAATCCAAATTTGAAGCGTATAATTTTTGGATTGTCTTTACTGCGGGATTTACGCCTATTCCTTTCAAGGTATTTACAATTTCAGCAGGTGCATTTGACGTCAATATATGGATGTTTTTAATCGCATCAACCGTAAGTCGATCTGCACGATTTTTTCTCGTCGGATGGCTTATTTGGAAATATGGTGACCCAATCCGCGAATTCATTGAAAAATATTTTAATATTTTGGCGATTATATTTACGATTTTATTGATAGGTGGATTTATTCTTATCAAGGTCTTCATTTAG
- a CDS encoding leucine--tRNA ligase encodes MSYDHKTIESKWQTYWDEHKTFKTEDTSEKPKYYVLDMFPYPSGAGLHVGHPLGYIATDIVARYKRMQGFNVLHPMGWDAFGLPAEQYAIQTGTHPSKTTAKNIVNFRRQIKMLGFSYDWEREINTTDPDYYKWTQWIFLQLFNKGLAYQAEFPVNWCPELKTVLANEEVIDGKSERGGHPVKRVPMKQWMLKITDYAESLLNGLDDLDWPDHVKDLQRNWIGRSEGADVDFKVENRKEVIRVFTTRPDTLFGATYMVLSPEHPLVETLTTDDHKESASKYRDAASLKSDLERGELNKDKSGIFTGTFAINPVNGEKIPIWIADYVLMSYGTGAIMAVPGQDQRDWDFASKFDLPIIRTVNTPDDFDGDAFLDDGPAINSDFLNGLKVDDAKSAMINYLEENKIGKRQINYKLRDWLFSRQRYWGEPFPLVHAKGKVNPISEDDLPVLLPEVEKYKPSGTGDSPLANITDWVEMKDDSGNIIGLRETHTMPQWAGSCWYYLRYIDPLNTQEGWNSKKEQYWMPVDLYIGGQEHAVLHLMYARFWHHVLYDLGFVSTKEPFQKLFNQGMILGNDGSKMSKSKGNVINPDEIVDEFGADAMRLYEMFMGPLDKAKPWSETGLQGCSRFLNKILRLIIKDNEINANIIEDAANDETIKLLHQTIKKVTYDIENLDFNTAISQMMIFTNHLITQSSINRKIIESFTLLLNPFVPHVAEEIWNKLGHTKSITYESWPNYDQNLIIEELMTIAVQVNGKLRASIEIDANADKDLIIQTTKENEKISQYLDTKEILNEIYVTGRLVNFVIK; translated from the coding sequence ATGAGTTACGATCATAAAACCATAGAATCCAAGTGGCAAACTTACTGGGATGAGCATAAAACCTTTAAAACCGAGGATACCTCCGAAAAGCCCAAATACTATGTTCTAGACATGTTTCCCTATCCATCCGGGGCTGGGCTTCATGTTGGTCATCCTCTGGGGTATATTGCAACCGATATTGTAGCCCGCTATAAACGAATGCAAGGATTCAATGTGTTACATCCAATGGGTTGGGATGCGTTTGGGCTTCCAGCAGAACAATATGCAATCCAAACAGGAACCCATCCTTCGAAGACCACGGCAAAGAATATTGTTAATTTTCGTCGTCAAATTAAGATGTTAGGATTTTCCTATGACTGGGAACGTGAAATAAATACAACTGATCCGGATTATTATAAATGGACGCAATGGATTTTTCTTCAATTATTTAATAAAGGTTTGGCATACCAGGCTGAGTTTCCTGTGAACTGGTGCCCGGAATTAAAGACAGTCTTGGCCAATGAAGAGGTTATAGACGGAAAATCGGAACGCGGTGGACATCCTGTCAAACGAGTTCCAATGAAACAATGGATGCTCAAAATTACAGATTATGCAGAATCTTTATTGAATGGATTGGATGACCTTGACTGGCCGGATCATGTGAAAGATTTGCAAAGAAACTGGATCGGGAGGTCCGAGGGGGCAGATGTCGATTTTAAAGTAGAAAATAGAAAAGAAGTTATTCGAGTTTTCACAACTCGGCCGGATACTCTTTTTGGTGCTACTTATATGGTGCTTTCACCGGAACATCCCTTAGTGGAAACTCTGACTACCGATGATCATAAAGAATCCGCATCCAAATACCGTGATGCTGCAAGTCTGAAATCGGATCTCGAGAGAGGAGAGCTCAATAAAGACAAATCTGGGATATTTACCGGCACATTTGCAATAAACCCTGTTAATGGTGAAAAAATCCCCATTTGGATTGCTGATTATGTCCTGATGTCATACGGTACTGGCGCAATTATGGCAGTTCCGGGGCAGGATCAACGCGACTGGGATTTTGCATCCAAATTTGATTTACCCATCATTCGTACGGTCAATACTCCCGATGATTTCGATGGTGATGCGTTTTTAGATGATGGGCCAGCTATTAATAGTGATTTTTTAAATGGATTAAAAGTAGATGACGCCAAATCAGCCATGATCAATTACCTTGAGGAAAATAAAATAGGGAAGAGACAGATAAATTATAAATTAAGGGATTGGTTGTTTTCAAGACAAAGATATTGGGGCGAACCGTTCCCACTGGTGCATGCAAAAGGCAAAGTAAACCCGATTTCAGAGGATGATTTGCCCGTATTATTGCCGGAAGTAGAAAAATACAAACCTTCCGGAACAGGAGATTCCCCTTTAGCAAATATAACCGATTGGGTAGAAATGAAAGATGATAGCGGAAATATTATCGGTCTCAGAGAAACCCATACCATGCCTCAATGGGCTGGATCTTGCTGGTATTATTTGCGATATATTGATCCTTTAAATACTCAGGAAGGTTGGAACTCAAAAAAGGAACAATATTGGATGCCGGTTGATCTTTACATTGGCGGGCAGGAACATGCTGTGTTGCATTTGATGTATGCTCGTTTTTGGCATCATGTGTTATACGATTTAGGGTTTGTTTCCACAAAAGAACCATTTCAAAAATTATTCAATCAGGGAATGATTCTAGGTAACGATGGCTCAAAAATGAGTAAATCTAAAGGAAATGTTATCAACCCGGATGAAATAGTTGACGAATTTGGAGCAGATGCCATGCGATTATATGAAATGTTCATGGGCCCCTTAGACAAAGCAAAACCTTGGTCTGAAACCGGTTTGCAAGGATGCTCAAGATTTCTCAATAAAATTTTACGATTAATTATAAAAGATAATGAAATAAACGCAAATATTATTGAAGATGCAGCAAATGACGAAACAATTAAATTATTGCATCAAACAATCAAAAAAGTCACATATGATATCGAAAATTTGGATTTTAACACAGCTATTTCCCAAATGATGATTTTTACGAATCATTTAATTACGCAATCATCTATTAATCGAAAGATAATCGAATCATTCACATTATTATTAAACCCGTTTGTTCCTCATGTTGCTGAAGAAATATGGAATAAATTGGGACATACTAAATCAATTACGTACGAATCCTGGCCAAACTATGATCAAAACTTAATTATAGAAGAATTAATGACTATTGCAGTTCAAGTAAATGGTAAACTGCGAGCTAGTATTGAAATTGATGCTAATGCCGATAAAGACTTAATTATACAAACTACCAAAGAAAATGAAAAAATATCTCAATATTTAGACACCAAAGAAATTTTAAATGAAATATACGTCACAGGACGGTTAGTAAATTTTGTCATCAAGTGA
- a CDS encoding potassium channel protein has product MSPFNNRSFKFITFVLVLLTTGTIGFFTIGGDDWSIIDSLYMTVITLSTVGFAEVHPLSEAGRIWAMILIIFGVSGFAYVISQFGTELLEFGQYRSRKMKKHIQKLKGHYIICGYGRMGAVIAGELAEKHVPFVVIDNKDTKIDKIKEKGFDYIFGDATIEETLIEAGIQTARGVVVTLETDQDNLFVTMSVRTLNTDAFLVSRYAIYDTAAKLKRAGANKIVNPYVAGGHKMSEMLLSPFVEDSVVIGTPQQKYVDLAIDEIDLSIIPRFDGVLIRDSGLRDEFNLMVVGIVEENGDVMLNPQPDTALSKNQTVMLIGEKENLQKFKKTIPTQ; this is encoded by the coding sequence ATGAGTCCCTTTAACAACAGATCTTTTAAATTTATAACTTTTGTTCTGGTTTTGCTCACAACAGGTACCATTGGGTTTTTTACTATTGGGGGGGATGATTGGAGCATTATAGACAGTTTGTATATGACTGTAATTACCTTATCTACAGTTGGATTTGCAGAAGTCCATCCCTTAAGCGAAGCCGGACGAATTTGGGCAATGATCTTAATTATTTTCGGTGTGAGCGGATTTGCTTACGTTATTTCACAATTTGGGACTGAACTATTGGAGTTTGGTCAATATCGGAGTCGAAAAATGAAAAAACACATTCAAAAACTAAAAGGTCATTACATTATTTGTGGTTATGGACGGATGGGTGCTGTGATAGCCGGAGAACTGGCAGAAAAGCATGTTCCATTTGTCGTGATTGATAATAAAGACACCAAAATTGACAAAATTAAAGAAAAGGGGTTCGATTATATTTTTGGTGATGCAACCATTGAAGAAACCTTGATTGAAGCCGGTATTCAAACTGCAAGAGGAGTGGTAGTAACCTTGGAAACCGATCAAGATAATCTCTTTGTAACCATGTCCGTAAGAACATTGAATACAGATGCCTTTTTGGTTTCTCGTTATGCTATTTATGATACAGCAGCAAAATTAAAAAGGGCAGGAGCCAATAAAATTGTGAATCCATACGTGGCGGGCGGACATAAAATGTCAGAAATGCTTTTGAGTCCATTTGTAGAAGACAGCGTAGTGATTGGAACACCACAACAGAAATATGTAGATCTTGCCATTGATGAAATTGATTTATCAATAATACCGCGTTTCGATGGCGTTTTAATCAGAGATTCAGGGTTAAGAGATGAGTTCAATTTAATGGTTGTTGGAATTGTAGAGGAAAATGGTGATGTTATGTTAAATCCGCAACCCGATACAGCTTTATCCAAGAATCAAACGGTAATGCTTATCGGAGAGAAGGAAAACCTTCAGAAATTTAAAAAAACCATCCCAACCCAATAA
- a CDS encoding divalent-cation tolerance protein CutA, with protein sequence MNYRVLLTTTSSKAEAKTIANALVQSRVVACVNIIPNISSIYRWEGNINEENEFLLFIKTKKSKEREVEKLILKLHSYDVPEIISLPIESGSQKYLDWIDESL encoded by the coding sequence ATGAATTATCGGGTTTTACTCACAACTACTTCTTCTAAGGCTGAAGCAAAAACCATCGCTAACGCATTGGTTCAATCAAGAGTCGTGGCATGTGTGAATATAATCCCGAACATTTCATCCATTTACCGCTGGGAAGGGAATATTAATGAGGAAAACGAGTTTTTATTGTTCATTAAGACTAAAAAGTCAAAAGAGCGGGAAGTAGAAAAACTGATACTGAAACTACATAGTTATGACGTTCCTGAAATTATTTCGTTGCCAATCGAAAGCGGTTCACAAAAATACTTGGATTGGATAGATGAGTCCCTTTAA
- a CDS encoding bifunctional 5,10-methylenetetrahydrofolate dehydrogenase/5,10-methenyltetrahydrofolate cyclohydrolase, translating to MPEAQLLSGKTVSESVYASLNSRITHLKEASITPGLAVILVGENPASQVYVRSKTRKFEKLNLYSETIRLPDSCSEEKLLEKIQILNADDRFHGILVQLPLPKSIDEQNVLLSVAPSKDVDGFHPLNLGLLTAGNPRFIPCTPKGILRILEHYDIDTDGKRVVVVGRSNIVGRPMSILLSLKRNPGNATVTLCHTHTQNQKELTRSADILISATGVPESISGDDISEGAVVIDVGINRVEDDSEKGYKLVGDAEYDSVIQKATALTPVPGGVGPMTIAMLVENTVEAAERLLSP from the coding sequence ATGCCTGAAGCTCAACTGCTTTCCGGGAAAACAGTAAGCGAGTCTGTTTATGCATCGCTGAATTCCAGGATTACTCATTTAAAAGAAGCAAGTATCACGCCGGGACTTGCAGTTATTTTGGTGGGAGAAAATCCGGCAAGTCAAGTGTATGTTCGTAGTAAAACCAGAAAATTTGAAAAGCTTAATTTGTATTCCGAAACTATCCGCTTGCCGGATTCTTGTTCAGAAGAGAAATTGTTGGAAAAAATTCAGATACTTAATGCTGATGATCGGTTTCACGGGATTCTTGTACAGCTTCCACTGCCAAAATCTATAGATGAACAAAATGTTTTATTGTCAGTTGCCCCTTCCAAAGATGTAGATGGATTTCATCCGCTAAATCTTGGACTCTTAACCGCCGGAAACCCACGATTTATTCCATGTACACCAAAAGGAATTTTGAGAATTCTTGAACATTATGATATTGACACAGATGGAAAGCGGGTTGTGGTGGTTGGGAGAAGTAACATTGTTGGAAGGCCGATGTCCATCTTGTTAAGTCTCAAAAGAAACCCTGGAAATGCAACTGTTACCTTGTGCCACACCCATACACAAAACCAAAAAGAACTTACACGCTCTGCAGATATCCTTATTTCAGCAACCGGTGTTCCGGAATCCATTTCGGGTGATGATATTTCTGAAGGTGCAGTCGTGATAGACGTTGGAATTAACAGGGTAGAAGACGATTCGGAAAAAGGGTACAAACTGGTTGGAGATGCGGAGTATGATTCTGTGATTCAAAAAGCAACTGCGTTGACTCCCGTCCCGGGTGGCGTTGGACCCATGACTATCGCCATGCTGGTTGAGAATACAGTGGAAGCTGCTGAAAGATTATTGTCACCATGA
- a CDS encoding cell division protein ZapA has protein sequence MNEQDKSIDDSDNLVRVSIFGHEYTVKAPADSTYIKNIAEYVDNKMHEVQDGLSSSQSSTRIAILAAMNVTDELFTSNRDKDNLSSEVESKVLSLIDKIDQELA, from the coding sequence ATGAACGAACAAGATAAATCTATAGACGATTCGGACAATTTGGTGCGAGTTTCCATATTTGGTCATGAGTACACAGTAAAAGCACCTGCAGATTCAACGTATATCAAAAATATCGCTGAATATGTAGACAACAAAATGCACGAAGTGCAAGATGGATTGAGTTCGTCTCAATCTTCGACTCGAATCGCAATACTTGCAGCAATGAACGTTACAGATGAATTGTTTACATCGAACAGAGACAAAGACAATTTGTCGAGCGAAGTAGAATCCAAGGTTTTATCTCTAATTGATAAAATCGATCAAGAATTAGCTTAA